Proteins from a genomic interval of Nitrospina gracilis Nb-211:
- the prfB gene encoding peptide chain release factor 2 (programmed frameshift) — MIDELKKQHREQVKRIERIRGFFDVDDKLKEIEGLDAKTAAPNFWNDNEAAQKILQRRASLQRTVKVYQDLVKQSEDLDAMLDLMEEENDASMEAEGGTLVNDLEQALTEAELKAMLSGENDGNNAILNINSGAGGTESQDWAQMLLRMYLRWGDRNGYKTEVLDMQYGEEAGIKSATVNFVGDYAYGYLKAEIGVHRLVRISPYDANKRRHTSFASVFVFPEVAEDIDVEVKDDDLKIDVYRASGPGGQGVNTTDSAVRITHMPTGIVVQCQNERSQHKNKASAMKVLKSRLYEIELERQEEEKRNLEKGKKRIEWGSQIRSYVLHPYQLVKDLRTQVEMGDVESVLDGDLNRFIEAFLMNEKVSA, encoded by the exons ATGATCGACGAGTTGAAAAAACAGCATCGCGAACAGGTGAAACGGATCGAACGGATCAGG GGTTTCTTTGACGTCGATGACAAGCTGAAAGAAATCGAAGGCCTCGACGCCAAAACCGCCGCGCCCAATTTCTGGAACGACAACGAAGCGGCGCAGAAAATCCTGCAACGTCGGGCATCCCTCCAGCGCACCGTCAAGGTGTACCAGGACCTCGTCAAGCAAAGCGAAGACCTCGACGCCATGCTCGACCTCATGGAAGAGGAAAACGATGCGTCCATGGAAGCCGAGGGCGGGACACTGGTGAACGATCTCGAGCAGGCGCTCACCGAAGCCGAACTCAAGGCCATGCTCTCCGGCGAGAACGACGGCAACAACGCCATCCTCAACATCAACTCCGGCGCCGGCGGCACCGAGTCGCAGGACTGGGCGCAGATGCTCCTGCGCATGTACCTGCGCTGGGGCGACCGCAACGGCTACAAGACCGAAGTGCTCGACATGCAGTACGGCGAGGAAGCGGGCATCAAAAGCGCTACAGTGAACTTTGTCGGCGATTACGCATATGGGTATCTCAAGGCCGAGATCGGCGTGCACCGGCTGGTGCGCATCTCGCCGTACGACGCCAACAAGCGGCGGCACACGTCGTTCGCCTCGGTGTTCGTGTTCCCGGAGGTGGCGGAAGACATCGACGTGGAAGTGAAAGACGATGATCTCAAGATCGACGTGTACCGCGCGTCGGGTCCGGGCGGGCAGGGCGTCAACACCACGGACTCCGCGGTGCGCATCACGCACATGCCGACGGGCATCGTGGTGCAGTGCCAGAACGAACGCTCGCAACACAAGAACAAGGCGTCGGCGATGAAGGTGCTGAAGTCCAGACTGTACGAGATCGAACTCGAAAGACAGGAAGAGGAAAAACGCAACCTGGAGAAAGGCAAGAAGAGGATCGAGTGGGGAAGCCAGATCCGCTCCTACGTCCTGCACCCGTATCAACTGGTCAAGGACCTGCGTACGCAGGTGGAGATGGGCGACGTGGAGTCGGTGCTCGACGGCGACCTCAACCGCTTCATCGAAGCCTTCCTCATGAACGAAAAGGTTTCGGCGTAG
- the pdxA gene encoding 4-hydroxythreonine-4-phosphate dehydrogenase PdxA produces METRPLIAVTLGDPAGIGPEIIAKALPGRALDFCRPLVIGDAACVARHLQQYNPAVTVHKVSRLKDARFEANQLDVLDCAHVPADLPMAQPSAASGRAAVEAIRKAVDLALANEVHAITTAPINKEAIHLAGHLYPGHTEMLADFTGTEHVGLMLAGGNLRVVLATTHVPLERVKALITKERVETILRVTHQWLRQVGIDHPRIAVTGLNPHCGDGGVFGDEESRAIVPALDALRAEGMDVTGPHSADALFGRIHHTSCDAVVTMYHDQGMIPIKMASMGSAVNITLGLPILRTSVDHGTAYDIAGQGVASADSLVEALRMAAVLSPTAHTAS; encoded by the coding sequence TTGGAAACACGTCCCCTCATTGCTGTCACGCTGGGCGATCCCGCCGGGATCGGTCCCGAAATCATCGCCAAGGCCCTGCCGGGCCGTGCGCTCGATTTCTGCCGTCCGCTGGTGATCGGCGACGCGGCGTGCGTCGCGCGTCACCTGCAACAATACAACCCGGCGGTCACCGTCCATAAAGTGAGCAGGCTGAAAGACGCACGCTTCGAGGCGAATCAACTCGATGTTCTCGACTGCGCACACGTGCCCGCCGATCTGCCGATGGCGCAACCGTCGGCGGCAAGCGGCCGGGCGGCGGTGGAGGCCATCCGCAAAGCGGTCGATCTCGCACTCGCTAACGAGGTGCACGCCATCACCACCGCGCCGATCAACAAGGAAGCCATTCATCTGGCCGGGCACCTCTACCCCGGCCACACCGAAATGCTCGCCGATTTCACCGGCACCGAGCACGTTGGGCTGATGCTCGCGGGCGGCAACCTGCGCGTGGTGCTCGCCACCACGCACGTGCCGCTGGAGCGGGTGAAAGCGCTCATCACGAAAGAACGGGTCGAGACCATCCTGCGCGTCACGCACCAGTGGTTGCGGCAGGTGGGCATCGACCATCCGCGCATCGCGGTGACCGGACTCAACCCGCACTGCGGCGACGGCGGCGTGTTCGGCGACGAAGAATCCAGGGCCATCGTGCCCGCGCTCGACGCTCTGCGCGCCGAGGGGATGGACGTCACCGGGCCCCACTCCGCCGACGCGCTGTTCGGACGCATCCACCACACGTCGTGCGACGCGGTGGTGACGATGTACCACGACCAGGGCATGATCCCGATCAAGATGGCGTCGATGGGTTCCGCCGTCAACATCACGCTCGGCCTGCCCATCCTGCGCACTTCGGTCGATCACGGCACGGCGTACGACATCGCGGGCCAGGGCGTCGCCTCCGCAGACAGCCTGGTGGAAGCCCTGCGCATGGCGGCTGTGCTGTCCCCCACCGCGCACACCGCCTCATGA
- a CDS encoding spermidine synthase gives MGSQPTKNQDAGNDLKVLAHARSRYNDIFIIQSGSHREMWFRGNGDFFLQSRIDPARPRELVLVYSRLTLAALLFRPPPRRVLIIGLGGGVLPAALARWFPGMGIDVVEIDAKVTRLCKRFFYPLDQKGVTVHTEDGRCYLERAQGRLHYDLVILDAFKSGSIPFHLKTVEFYENLRGVLSPDGVVATNLYGPSNVHKPSDWKTLTAVFEHLYFFEDTEGRATVAVGTREKARLTAADLRQRAAAYPKPHGMELDLLALAERWVEPDLATPAARVFVDAIQGSDLKRSIDNNNRLDPVGKVPYTLVNAH, from the coding sequence ATGGGTTCCCAACCGACGAAAAATCAGGATGCAGGCAATGATTTGAAGGTGCTGGCGCACGCCCGCAGTCGTTACAACGACATCTTCATCATCCAGAGCGGGTCGCACCGGGAGATGTGGTTCCGGGGCAACGGCGATTTTTTTCTGCAGAGCCGGATCGATCCCGCCCGGCCGCGGGAACTGGTGCTGGTGTATTCGCGGTTGACCCTGGCGGCTCTGCTGTTCCGCCCGCCGCCCCGGCGCGTGCTCATCATCGGGCTGGGTGGCGGGGTTCTGCCCGCGGCGCTGGCACGCTGGTTTCCGGGGATGGGGATCGACGTGGTGGAGATCGACGCCAAGGTCACGCGCCTGTGCAAGCGCTTCTTTTATCCGCTCGACCAGAAAGGCGTGACCGTGCATACCGAGGACGGACGCTGCTACCTGGAACGCGCGCAGGGACGACTGCATTACGATCTGGTGATCCTCGACGCGTTCAAAAGCGGCTCGATCCCGTTTCACCTGAAGACGGTGGAGTTTTATGAAAACCTGCGCGGTGTGCTGTCGCCGGACGGGGTGGTGGCGACGAATCTGTATGGACCGAGCAACGTGCACAAGCCCTCGGACTGGAAAACCTTGACCGCCGTGTTCGAGCACCTGTATTTTTTCGAGGACACAGAAGGCCGCGCCACGGTGGCGGTGGGCACGCGCGAAAAAGCCCGGCTGACCGCCGCCGACCTGCGACAACGCGCGGCGGCCTACCCCAAACCCCACGGCATGGAGCTGGATCTTCTGGCGCTGGCGGAGCGGTGGGTGGAACCCGATCTCGCCACGCCTGCGGCACGGGTGTTCGTGGACGCCATCCAGGGAAGCGACCTCAAACGCAGTATCGACAACAACAACCGGCTCGATCCCGTCGGCAAGGTTCCCTACACGCTGGTCAACGCACATTGA
- a CDS encoding phosphoenolpyruvate carboxykinase has product MAQKVLKHKVGLEHHGIRNVKHSFWNLSTPELYEHIIRNQEGHLSHLGPVVVTTGEHTGRSPNDRFIVQEPSSQENVWWGKVNEPFQMDKFDSLYERVLAYLQGKNVYVQDCMAGSDPNYQLHIRVITEYAWQSLFARNMFIQIKDRVKLENHSPAFTIIAVPNFKAVPKIDGTNSETFIIIDFSKQLILIGGTHYAGEIKKSIFSVLNYLLPHRHKVLSMHCSANMGEEGDTAVFFGLSGTGKTTLSTDPHRKLIGDDEHGWSEEGVFNFEGGCYAKAIRLNPEAEPDIYACTRRFGTILENVVMDPATRRLDLDDASLTENTRAAYPLTHIAHTVEDRRGGHPKNVIMLTCDAYGIMPPVAKLTPEQAMYHFISGYTAKVAGTERGMSREPTAVFSTCFGAPFMVLHPSVYANLLGQRIADHHVHCWLVNTGWTGGPYGVGERLSIAHTRAMINAILDGKLSSVETRPDPIFGIHVPTSCPDVPAEVLNPRNTWKNPKAYDEKANELAAQFIENFKEYEDAVSREILEGGPRLPNGKKASIKKIK; this is encoded by the coding sequence ATGGCGCAGAAAGTATTGAAACATAAGGTCGGATTGGAGCATCACGGAATCCGCAACGTGAAGCACAGCTTCTGGAACCTGAGCACGCCGGAGCTGTACGAACACATCATCCGGAACCAGGAGGGGCACCTGTCCCACCTCGGTCCCGTGGTGGTGACCACCGGCGAGCACACCGGCCGTTCGCCCAACGACCGGTTCATCGTGCAGGAGCCGTCCAGCCAGGAAAACGTGTGGTGGGGCAAGGTCAACGAGCCATTCCAGATGGACAAATTCGACTCCCTTTACGAGCGCGTTCTCGCCTACCTGCAGGGCAAAAACGTATACGTACAGGACTGCATGGCCGGGTCAGACCCGAACTACCAGCTCCACATCCGCGTCATCACCGAGTACGCGTGGCAGAGCCTGTTCGCCCGCAACATGTTCATCCAGATCAAGGACCGCGTGAAGCTGGAGAACCACAGCCCGGCGTTCACCATCATTGCCGTGCCCAACTTCAAGGCCGTACCGAAGATCGACGGCACCAATTCCGAGACGTTCATCATCATCGACTTCAGCAAACAGTTGATCCTGATCGGCGGCACGCATTACGCAGGCGAGATCAAGAAGTCCATCTTCTCCGTGCTCAACTACCTTCTGCCGCACCGGCACAAGGTGTTGTCGATGCACTGCTCCGCCAACATGGGCGAAGAGGGCGACACGGCGGTTTTCTTCGGCCTGTCGGGCACCGGCAAGACCACGTTGTCCACCGACCCGCACCGCAAGCTGATCGGCGACGACGAGCACGGCTGGAGCGAAGAAGGCGTGTTCAACTTCGAGGGCGGCTGTTACGCCAAAGCCATCCGCCTGAACCCGGAAGCGGAGCCGGACATCTACGCCTGCACACGGCGCTTCGGCACCATTCTCGAAAACGTGGTGATGGACCCCGCCACCCGGCGGCTCGATCTCGACGACGCCAGCCTGACGGAAAACACCCGCGCGGCGTATCCGTTGACGCACATCGCGCACACGGTGGAAGACCGGCGCGGCGGCCATCCGAAAAACGTCATCATGCTGACCTGCGACGCCTACGGCATCATGCCGCCGGTCGCCAAGCTGACGCCGGAGCAGGCCATGTACCATTTCATTTCCGGCTACACGGCGAAGGTCGCAGGCACCGAGCGCGGCATGAGCCGCGAGCCCACCGCCGTGTTCAGCACCTGTTTTGGCGCGCCGTTCATGGTCCTGCACCCGTCGGTGTACGCCAACCTGCTCGGCCAGCGCATCGCCGACCACCACGTTCACTGCTGGCTGGTGAACACCGGCTGGACCGGCGGACCCTACGGCGTCGGCGAACGCCTGTCCATCGCCCACACGCGCGCGATGATCAACGCCATCCTCGACGGCAAACTGAGCAGTGTGGAAACGCGGCCGGACCCGATCTTCGGCATCCACGTTCCCACGTCCTGCCCGGATGTGCCGGCGGAGGTGCTGAATCCGCGCAACACGTGGAAAAACCCGAAGGCCTATGATGAAAAGGCGAACGAACTCGCCGCGCAGTTCATCGAAAACTTCAAGGAGTACGAAGACGCGGTGAGCCGTGAAATTCTGGAAGGCGGACCCCGCCTGCCGAACGGGAAGAAAGCGTCGATCAAGAAGATCAAGTAA